A single region of the Sphingobium sp. TKS genome encodes:
- a CDS encoding 1-deoxy-D-xylulose-5-phosphate reductoisomerase, whose amino-acid sequence MKTISIFGATGSVGMSTLDLVQRDPDAYQVVALTAHSDVAGLAAAARQSNAKLAVIGHDAHYEALKDALRGSGVEVAAGEGALVDAAQVGADWSMAAIVGCAGLRPTMAALKAGGTVALANKESLVSAGALMMDAVAASGATLLPVDSEHNAIFQCLAGSRWEDVSKITLTASGGPFRTRSREEMRGITPAQAVAHPNWSMGAKISVDSATMMNKGLELIEAAHLFPVGLDRIEILVHPQSVIHSLVEFRDRSTLAQLGSPDMRIPIAHALAWPERIATPCQPLDLTRIGRLDFEAPDELRFPALRLTRQAAQAGGAAPAILNAANEVAVAAFLKGAIGFLDIAMIVEDVLNRYSAPVPRQIDDVLAADAQARNMAGLVMERLTA is encoded by the coding sequence ATGAAGACGATTTCGATCTTTGGCGCGACCGGATCGGTCGGCATGTCGACGCTGGATCTGGTCCAGCGCGACCCCGACGCCTATCAGGTCGTCGCGCTGACCGCGCATAGCGACGTGGCGGGTCTGGCCGCGGCTGCGCGGCAGAGCAATGCCAAACTCGCCGTCATCGGCCATGACGCCCATTATGAGGCGTTGAAGGACGCGCTGCGCGGTTCCGGCGTGGAAGTGGCGGCGGGAGAGGGCGCGCTGGTCGATGCCGCGCAAGTGGGCGCGGACTGGAGCATGGCCGCAATCGTCGGCTGCGCGGGCCTGCGCCCGACCATGGCGGCGCTGAAGGCGGGCGGCACGGTGGCGCTGGCGAACAAGGAATCGCTGGTGTCGGCGGGCGCGCTGATGATGGACGCGGTCGCGGCGTCGGGCGCGACGCTGCTTCCGGTCGACAGCGAACATAATGCGATATTCCAATGTCTTGCCGGAAGCCGTTGGGAAGATGTGTCAAAAATCACATTGACGGCCAGCGGCGGCCCCTTCCGCACCCGCAGCCGGGAGGAGATGCGCGGCATCACCCCGGCGCAGGCGGTCGCCCATCCCAATTGGTCGATGGGCGCGAAGATCAGCGTCGACAGCGCCACGATGATGAACAAGGGGCTGGAACTGATCGAGGCGGCGCATCTCTTTCCTGTCGGGCTCGACCGGATCGAGATACTCGTCCATCCGCAGTCGGTCATTCACTCCCTGGTCGAATTTCGCGACCGCTCCACCCTGGCGCAACTCGGGTCGCCCGACATGCGCATTCCGATCGCCCATGCGCTCGCCTGGCCGGAGCGGATCGCCACGCCCTGCCAGCCGCTGGACCTGACGCGGATCGGGCGGCTGGATTTCGAGGCGCCCGATGAGCTGCGCTTCCCCGCGCTGCGCCTGACCCGACAGGCGGCGCAGGCGGGCGGCGCGGCCCCCGCCATATTGAACGCGGCCAATGAGGTCGCGGTGGCGGCCTTCCTTAAAGGCGCCATCGGCTTCCTTGATATCGCCATGATTGTAGAGGATGTCCTGAACCGCTATAGCGCGCCTGTGCCCCGCCAGATCGACGATGTGCTGGCGGCGGATGCGCAGGCGCGTAATATGGCGGGCCTAGTGATGGAAAGATTGACCGCTTGA
- a CDS encoding RNA polymerase sigma factor has protein sequence MSHSLTERSDAELAALALAGQQSAYGELMRRHRDGVFRLARGHAGDATEALDITQETFISAFAALARYDGARPFRLWIARIAINKCHDWARRRAVRRFFTFARPIEEAGVVADAALTPEEAVQSQAELARIHAAIAALPGNLKDVLVLRGIEGISQAEAAQILGVSEKAVETRLYRARNKLAEQLRDGAAGRV, from the coding sequence GTGAGCCATTCGCTCACCGAACGCAGCGACGCCGAACTGGCCGCGCTGGCACTCGCCGGGCAGCAGAGCGCCTATGGCGAACTGATGCGGCGGCATCGCGATGGCGTTTTCCGGCTGGCGCGGGGCCATGCGGGGGATGCGACCGAGGCGCTGGACATCACGCAGGAGACATTCATTTCCGCCTTTGCCGCGCTGGCTCGCTATGATGGGGCGCGGCCTTTCCGGCTGTGGATAGCGCGGATCGCGATCAACAAATGCCATGACTGGGCGCGGCGGCGGGCGGTGCGGCGTTTCTTCACCTTCGCCCGGCCGATCGAGGAAGCGGGGGTCGTGGCGGACGCTGCGCTGACGCCGGAGGAGGCGGTTCAGTCTCAGGCGGAATTGGCCCGGATCCATGCGGCGATTGCGGCACTGCCGGGCAATCTCAAGGATGTGCTGGTGTTGCGGGGGATCGAAGGCATAAGTCAGGCGGAGGCGGCGCAGATTTTGGGAGTCAGCGAGAAGGCCGTGGAAACGCGGCTCTATCGCGCGCGCAACAAATTGGCCGAACAGTTGAGGGATGGCGCGGCGGGGCGCGTATAG
- a CDS encoding copper resistance system multicopper oxidase: MPLSLPDVDRRSLIRGLGGFGGALALSRAFPSWAQSGTAGLSPATGVLSGETIALTVGESHFSTGGRSAHAVMINGTLPAPLIRLKEGQNVRLSVTNRLKEDTSIHWHGLIVPFQMDGVPGVSFPGIRPGETFTYEFPIRQSGTYWYHSHSGMQEAVGHYGPIVIDPAGVDPVEATREHVIILSDWSPVHPHVLLKRLKQMGGYFNMRKQTLSGLLAGKDQSAKDRLEWGAMRMDPTDISDVTGSTYSFLVNGHGTAENWTGLFTPGERVRLRIINASAMTNFNVRLPGLPMTVVQCDGQHVQPVETDEFQIGIAETYDVVVQPAEAKPYGLIAEAIDRSGLVRATLAPRVGMAAEVPAVRERPLLGMKDMGMDMSGMDMGQGGVIDLSQPANESMSGHKMKMRDKSVAPQVKMGPGVATLSPMPADRTADRPTGLENVEHRVLTYADLKSLTPNSDTRAPTRTLDIHLTANMERYMWSFDGVKLSDGAEPIPFRHMERVRVNLINDTMMPHPIHLHGHFFELVTGAGEHNPRKHTVNVLPGGKVSFDLTADALGDWAFHCHMLMHMHTGMMRVVTVRHGGEAA; encoded by the coding sequence ATGCCCCTTTCCCTTCCTGACGTCGATCGCCGCAGCCTCATTCGGGGGCTGGGCGGCTTTGGTGGCGCGCTGGCCCTGAGCCGGGCTTTTCCTTCCTGGGCGCAGAGCGGGACGGCGGGTCTTTCCCCGGCGACCGGCGTGCTGAGCGGCGAGACGATCGCGCTGACCGTGGGGGAGAGTCATTTCTCCACCGGAGGGCGCTCGGCCCATGCGGTGATGATCAACGGCACGCTGCCCGCGCCGCTCATCCGCCTGAAGGAAGGGCAGAATGTCCGCCTGTCCGTCACCAACCGGCTCAAGGAAGATACGTCGATCCACTGGCATGGGCTGATCGTGCCTTTCCAGATGGACGGGGTGCCGGGGGTCAGCTTTCCGGGCATCAGGCCGGGCGAGACCTTCACCTATGAATTCCCGATCCGCCAGTCGGGGACTTACTGGTATCACAGCCATTCGGGGATGCAGGAGGCGGTCGGCCATTATGGGCCGATCGTGATCGATCCTGCCGGAGTCGATCCGGTGGAAGCCACGCGCGAGCATGTGATCATATTGTCCGACTGGAGCCCGGTTCATCCGCATGTGCTGCTGAAGCGCCTCAAGCAGATGGGCGGCTATTTCAACATGCGCAAGCAGACGCTGAGCGGGTTGCTGGCGGGGAAGGATCAGAGCGCGAAAGATCGCCTGGAATGGGGCGCGATGCGGATGGACCCGACCGATATTTCCGACGTCACCGGGTCGACCTACAGCTTCCTGGTGAACGGCCATGGCACGGCGGAGAATTGGACCGGCCTCTTTACGCCGGGCGAGCGGGTGCGGCTGCGCATCATCAATGCGTCGGCCATGACCAATTTCAACGTGCGCCTGCCGGGACTGCCGATGACGGTGGTGCAGTGCGACGGCCAGCATGTGCAGCCGGTCGAGACCGATGAGTTCCAGATCGGCATCGCGGAAACCTATGATGTGGTGGTGCAGCCGGCGGAAGCGAAACCCTATGGCCTGATCGCGGAGGCGATCGACCGATCCGGGCTGGTGCGGGCTACGCTGGCACCGCGTGTCGGCATGGCGGCGGAGGTGCCTGCCGTGCGCGAGCGGCCGCTGTTGGGCATGAAGGACATGGGCATGGACATGTCCGGCATGGACATGGGGCAGGGCGGCGTCATCGACCTCAGCCAACCGGCCAATGAAAGCATGTCCGGCCATAAGATGAAGATGCGCGACAAGTCGGTCGCGCCGCAGGTGAAGATGGGGCCGGGCGTCGCCACCCTCTCGCCCATGCCCGCCGACCGGACCGCCGACCGGCCTACGGGGCTGGAGAATGTCGAGCATCGGGTGCTGACCTATGCGGACCTCAAGTCGCTTACGCCCAACAGCGACACGCGCGCGCCGACGCGAACGTTGGACATCCACCTGACCGCGAACATGGAACGCTATATGTGGTCCTTCGACGGGGTGAAGCTGTCCGACGGAGCCGAGCCCATCCCCTTCCGCCATATGGAGCGGGTGCGGGTGAACCTGATCAACGACACGATGATGCCGCATCCGATCCATCTGCACGGCCATTTCTTCGAGCTGGTGACGGGCGCTGGCGAGCATAATCCGCGCAAGCATACGGTGAATGTGCTGCCCGGCGGGAAGGTGAGCTTCGACCTTACCGCTGATGCGCTGGGGGATTGGGCGTTCCACTGCCACATGCTGATGCACATGCACACCGGGATGATGCGCGTCGTAACCGTGCGGCATGGGGGAGAGGCGGCATGA
- a CDS encoding OmpH family outer membrane protein: protein MKTIFKAAALVLAPMTAMALTSVPAAAQSKTGIAVVDLQRAVATSAAYSTARTQIQTTYKAQIDSFTARKNAIDADLKAKGTALEAAMKAAGNKPTPAIQTQYEAYQKAGQDGQAELQRLGQPIALANAYVEEQISAKLSDALKAAMTQAKVDLILSPDATVSYQPTVDITQSVVTQLNALVPSVGITPPAGWQPGRQGQGVAPAAAPANPSQQPTSR from the coding sequence ATGAAGACGATTTTCAAGGCTGCCGCGCTGGTTCTGGCGCCGATGACCGCCATGGCGCTGACCAGCGTTCCGGCCGCTGCCCAGTCGAAGACCGGCATCGCCGTCGTCGATCTGCAACGCGCCGTCGCCACCAGCGCTGCCTATTCGACCGCGCGCACCCAGATCCAGACCACCTACAAGGCGCAGATCGACAGCTTCACCGCGCGCAAGAACGCCATCGACGCCGATCTCAAGGCCAAGGGCACGGCTCTGGAAGCCGCGATGAAGGCGGCCGGCAACAAGCCGACCCCGGCGATCCAGACCCAGTATGAGGCCTATCAGAAGGCCGGTCAGGACGGTCAGGCCGAACTGCAGCGCCTGGGCCAGCCGATCGCGCTCGCCAACGCCTATGTCGAAGAACAGATTTCGGCCAAGCTGTCGGACGCGCTCAAGGCTGCCATGACCCAGGCGAAGGTCGACCTGATCCTGTCGCCCGACGCGACCGTGTCCTATCAGCCGACCGTCGACATCACCCAGTCGGTCGTGACCCAGCTCAACGCGCTGGTGCCCAGCGTCGGCATCACCCCGCCGGCCGGCTGGCAGCCGGGCCGTCAGGGCCAGGGCGTTGCCCCGGCCGCCGCGCCCGCCAACCCGTCGCAGCAGCCGACGTCGCGCTGA
- the bamA gene encoding outer membrane protein assembly factor BamA: MMSSNRQRPVVVALLATTMIAGMSAVPATAQNAPPAAPAPVPAATPAAGTIRSISVTGQQRLEPDTVLSYTKLRIGQTFTQESLDQALRDLYETELFADVQIRNDNGALTVEVKENPVINRIVLEGNKRLKEDKIRPEIKLAPRQIYTRSKVRADVARIIELYRRQGRFAATVEPKMVQLDQNRVDIVFEISEGPKSKVRQINIIGNEKFKDGELRSQMVTKQSRWFRIFSSGTSYDPDRLAYDQQKLRQFYLTEGYADFRVISAVAELTPDKQDFIITYVVEEGQRYKFGDVKVNSDIRDLSGDSLTKMLPMKKGDWYNAKQVEDTVDTLSETAGLFGYAFADVSPDFNRDKDTLTMGIDFRIANAPRVYVERVDINGNTLTQDKVVRREFRLAEGDAFNSFLVKRSKDRINSLGFFQEKLDIEQKPGSAPDRIVLETNVQEKSTGELSLSAGFSSLERFIVSASITQRNFRGKGQELRTSVNYSAYSKSVEVGFTEPYFMDKNIALGGDIYRRDLNSFRYLNNNDRDTTYQQTTTGFQLRAGVPITEYMSLALRYTLNLDDVTLDKGTYYSADANGVLQCDPILAGRYLCDAIGKRTTSSIGYSLIYDTRDNRIRPTRGNNVVLSQDFAGLGGSVKYARMRLNGSKYWPLGKGFIFSLSAEGGYIHSLEGDRRDSTGALVDPVRLTDRFFLGEPQIRGFDIRGIGPRVVRRYYTTTTNSDGTFTGTETTGTNNRTDDALGGRIYYMARAEVEIPLGSGAREMGLRPSVFVDAGAVGGLKNPALIGEAGGVNNGFPGYCSSSTNSSLTTVKATGTVAAPLCPANYDTVSSGFKEEYLGDTLKPRVSVGFGVNWNSPFGPFRIDIAKALLKEPGDDTKLITFNVGTQF, encoded by the coding sequence ATGATGAGCAGCAACAGGCAGCGCCCGGTCGTCGTGGCCCTGTTGGCGACGACGATGATCGCGGGCATGTCTGCGGTTCCGGCGACGGCCCAGAACGCCCCACCGGCTGCCCCAGCGCCCGTCCCGGCGGCAACACCTGCGGCCGGAACGATCCGCAGCATTTCCGTCACCGGGCAGCAGCGCCTGGAGCCGGATACGGTGCTGTCCTACACCAAGCTGCGCATCGGTCAGACCTTCACCCAGGAATCGCTCGACCAGGCGCTGCGCGACCTTTACGAGACGGAGCTGTTCGCCGACGTCCAGATCCGCAACGACAATGGCGCCTTGACCGTCGAGGTGAAGGAAAACCCGGTCATCAACCGCATCGTCCTTGAAGGTAATAAGCGCCTCAAGGAAGACAAGATACGTCCTGAAATAAAACTGGCTCCCCGCCAGATCTATACGCGCTCCAAAGTGCGCGCCGACGTTGCCCGCATCATCGAACTGTACCGCCGCCAGGGCCGCTTCGCCGCCACGGTCGAGCCGAAGATGGTGCAGCTCGACCAGAACCGCGTCGACATCGTGTTCGAAATCTCCGAAGGGCCCAAGTCGAAGGTCCGCCAGATCAACATCATCGGCAATGAGAAGTTCAAGGACGGCGAACTGCGCAGCCAGATGGTGACGAAACAGTCGCGCTGGTTCCGCATCTTCTCCTCGGGCACCAGCTATGATCCCGATCGGCTGGCCTATGACCAGCAGAAGCTGCGCCAATTCTACCTGACCGAAGGCTATGCGGACTTCCGCGTGATCTCGGCGGTGGCGGAACTGACCCCGGACAAGCAGGACTTCATCATCACCTATGTGGTCGAGGAAGGGCAGCGCTACAAATTCGGTGACGTGAAGGTCAACAGCGACATTCGCGACCTGTCGGGCGATTCGCTGACCAAGATGCTGCCGATGAAGAAGGGCGACTGGTACAACGCCAAGCAGGTCGAGGATACCGTCGACACGCTGAGCGAGACGGCGGGCCTGTTCGGCTATGCCTTTGCCGACGTGTCGCCGGACTTCAACCGCGACAAGGACACGCTGACGATGGGGATCGACTTCCGCATCGCCAATGCGCCGCGCGTCTATGTCGAGCGGGTGGACATCAACGGCAACACGCTGACGCAGGACAAGGTGGTCCGCCGCGAATTCCGTCTGGCTGAAGGCGATGCGTTCAACAGCTTCCTCGTCAAGCGGTCCAAGGACCGCATCAATTCGCTCGGCTTCTTCCAGGAAAAGCTGGATATCGAACAGAAGCCGGGTTCGGCACCTGATCGGATCGTGCTGGAAACCAATGTGCAGGAAAAATCGACCGGCGAGCTGTCGCTTTCGGCCGGTTTCTCCTCGCTGGAGCGGTTCATCGTTTCGGCCTCGATCACCCAGCGCAACTTCCGCGGCAAGGGCCAGGAACTGCGCACCAGCGTCAATTATTCGGCTTATTCCAAGTCAGTGGAAGTGGGCTTCACCGAGCCCTATTTCATGGACAAGAATATCGCGCTGGGCGGCGACATCTATCGCCGCGACCTCAACAGCTTCCGTTATCTGAACAATAACGACCGCGACACGACCTATCAGCAGACGACCACCGGGTTCCAGCTCAGGGCGGGCGTGCCGATCACTGAATATATGTCGTTGGCGCTGCGTTACACGCTCAATCTGGACGATGTGACGCTCGACAAGGGTACTTATTATTCCGCCGATGCGAATGGCGTGTTGCAGTGCGACCCGATTCTGGCAGGTCGTTATCTTTGCGATGCCATCGGTAAACGGACGACCTCTTCCATCGGCTATTCCCTGATCTACGATACCCGAGACAATCGTATTCGTCCTACGCGTGGCAACAACGTCGTACTCAGCCAGGATTTTGCGGGTCTTGGGGGTAGCGTCAAATATGCGCGTATGCGGCTTAACGGTTCGAAATATTGGCCGCTGGGCAAGGGCTTCATCTTCTCGCTCTCGGCAGAGGGCGGCTATATCCACAGCCTTGAAGGCGATCGCCGGGATTCCACGGGCGCGCTGGTCGATCCGGTTCGTTTGACTGATCGCTTCTTCCTGGGCGAACCGCAGATTCGCGGCTTCGACATCCGCGGCATCGGCCCGCGTGTGGTACGCCGTTATTATACCACGACGACGAATAGCGACGGCACGTTTACCGGCACGGAGACGACTGGCACCAACAACCGGACGGATGACGCGCTCGGCGGTCGCATCTATTACATGGCGCGTGCGGAGGTCGAAATTCCACTTGGTTCGGGTGCCCGTGAAATGGGTCTGCGCCCGTCTGTGTTCGTTGATGCAGGTGCCGTTGGCGGCCTGAAAAATCCCGCATTGATTGGCGAGGCTGGCGGCGTCAACAATGGCTTCCCAGGCTATTGCTCATCGAGCACGAACTCTTCGCTGACCACGGTCAAGGCAACGGGAACAGTTGCGGCGCCCCTGTGCCCCGCCAACTATGACACCGTTAGCAGCGGCTTTAAGGAAGAATATCTGGGCGACACGCTGAAACCGCGCGTGTCCGTCGGCTTTGGCGTCAACTGGAACTCGCCCTTCGGCCCGTTCCGCATCGACATCGCCAAGGCTCTGCTCAAGGAACCAGGGGACGACACCAAACTCATCACCTTCAACGTAGGGACTCAATTCTGA
- the rpmE gene encoding 50S ribosomal protein L31 — protein MKADTHPDYHFITVQMTDGTTFRTRSTWGKEGDTLALDIDPKSHPAWTGGTRQLEQGGQVARFNKRFGGLTLKK, from the coding sequence ATGAAGGCCGATACGCATCCCGATTACCACTTCATCACCGTCCAGATGACCGACGGCACCACCTTCCGCACCCGCTCGACCTGGGGCAAGGAAGGCGACACGCTGGCGCTCGACATCGATCCCAAGTCGCATCCGGCCTGGACCGGCGGCACCCGCCAGCTTGAGCAGGGCGGCCAGGTGGCGCGCTTCAACAAGCGTTTCGGCGGTTTGACGCTGAAGAAGTAA
- the fabZ gene encoding 3-hydroxyacyl-ACP dehydratase FabZ: protein MTDQVDTVSDAIGPLDIRGVMASLPHRYPMLLVDRVVSILPNRSIHAIKAVSINEPFFQGHFPGRPIMPGVLIVEAMAQAAGVLTVQSLNLAGSGKLVYFMSIDGVKFRNPVEPGCLLDLHVEVVQMRGAVCKFSGKALIDGKLHAEANFVAMIADPPKD, encoded by the coding sequence ATGACGGATCAGGTTGATACGGTTTCCGACGCCATCGGTCCCCTCGACATTCGTGGGGTCATGGCGTCGCTGCCGCACCGTTACCCGATGCTGCTGGTTGACCGCGTGGTTTCGATCCTGCCCAACAGGTCGATCCACGCTATCAAGGCCGTGTCGATCAACGAACCCTTCTTCCAGGGGCACTTCCCGGGCCGCCCGATCATGCCGGGCGTCTTGATCGTGGAAGCGATGGCGCAGGCGGCGGGGGTGCTGACGGTACAGTCGCTCAATCTCGCCGGTTCGGGCAAGCTCGTCTATTTCATGAGCATAGACGGTGTGAAGTTCCGCAATCCGGTCGAACCGGGCTGCCTGCTCGACCTGCATGTCGAAGTGGTGCAGATGCGCGGCGCCGTCTGCAAGTTCAGCGGCAAGGCGTTGATCGACGGCAAGCTGCATGCCGAAGCCAATTTCGTCGCGATGATAGCCGATCCGCCCAAGGATTGA
- the copD gene encoding copper homeostasis membrane protein CopD, translating to MDGVLIAARFALYADLAALAGLPLFWWSMGGSARRGVIGALAVGGFALSALWLLASAAGMAGTPLFSPDWSVVEILLKETPVGTVLAVRAVALLSILPLLFRRGGGWNAAIALPAAIAAATLAWSGHAAASEGLAGSAHRIADALHVLAAAGWFGALLALLGGVLAGREIGQTAAMLERFSLFGTLFVAMLIVTGAFNAVMIVGLPNLPALLHSRYGWLLLAKLALFGAMLLLAAANRWRLTPKLEAALEGGNTGAALSHLLLSLLMETSLAIIILGLVAALGTLDPLA from the coding sequence ATGGACGGGGTTCTCATCGCCGCCCGCTTCGCGCTCTACGCGGATCTCGCCGCGCTCGCCGGCCTGCCCCTCTTTTGGTGGAGCATGGGCGGAAGCGCGCGGCGCGGGGTGATCGGCGCGCTGGCGGTGGGAGGGTTTGCGCTCTCCGCCCTGTGGCTGCTCGCCAGCGCGGCAGGCATGGCGGGAACCCCGCTCTTTTCGCCCGACTGGAGCGTCGTGGAGATATTGCTCAAGGAAACGCCTGTCGGAACGGTTCTGGCGGTGCGGGCGGTGGCGCTGCTTTCGATCCTGCCGCTGCTGTTCCGGCGTGGCGGAGGATGGAATGCCGCCATCGCCCTGCCCGCCGCGATCGCCGCCGCGACACTGGCCTGGTCGGGCCATGCCGCCGCCAGCGAAGGCCTTGCCGGCAGCGCCCATCGCATTGCGGACGCACTGCATGTGCTGGCCGCCGCCGGATGGTTCGGCGCCTTGCTGGCCTTGCTGGGCGGGGTTCTGGCCGGGCGGGAGATCGGGCAAACCGCCGCTATGCTGGAGCGTTTCTCGCTGTTCGGCACGCTGTTCGTCGCCATGCTGATCGTGACCGGCGCGTTCAACGCCGTGATGATCGTAGGCCTCCCCAACCTGCCTGCTCTGCTGCACAGCCGTTATGGCTGGCTGCTGCTCGCCAAGCTGGCGCTGTTCGGGGCCATGCTGCTGCTCGCCGCCGCCAATCGCTGGCGATTGACGCCCAAGCTGGAAGCGGCGCTTGAGGGCGGAAACACTGGCGCGGCGCTTAGCCATTTGCTGCTGTCGCTGCTGATGGAAACCAGCCTCGCCATCATCATCCTGGGACTGGTCGCGGCGCTCGGAACGCTCGATCCGCTGGCCTGA
- the rseP gene encoding RIP metalloprotease RseP, translating to MIQNPGFLLTIFAFVAVIGPLVFVHELGHYLVGRWCGVKAEAFSIGFGPEIAAWVDKRGTRWRIGALPLGGYVRFKGDMNAASQADPRWLEMPAAERAQSFPAKPLWQRAAIVAAGPAINFLFAILILATFAFVHGESRTPAVAGQVQPGSAAAAAGILAGDRIVSLNGREMATFDDIRLFAQIRPGEPVAIVIDRKGKLFEKQGKVGAVQEDDGFGNKFRIGRLGLAPGEPVIEPVSLFRAPVVAIERTGQIIRTMVETLGQIVGGGRSVKELGGPLKIAEVSGQAATLGIESFIFFMALISINLGFINLLPIPMLDGGHLLFYGVEAIQRRPVSPQVQEWAYRSGLAVLLAMMVLVTFNDLSSFGLWDRLSGLIG from the coding sequence TTGATCCAGAATCCCGGTTTCCTGCTGACCATATTCGCTTTTGTCGCAGTCATCGGACCGCTCGTCTTCGTGCATGAGCTGGGCCACTATCTGGTGGGTCGCTGGTGCGGCGTGAAGGCGGAGGCGTTTTCCATCGGCTTCGGTCCGGAAATCGCGGCATGGGTCGACAAGCGCGGCACCCGCTGGCGTATCGGCGCGCTGCCCCTGGGCGGCTATGTGCGCTTCAAGGGCGACATGAACGCCGCCAGCCAGGCCGATCCGCGCTGGCTGGAAATGCCCGCCGCTGAGCGGGCGCAGAGCTTTCCCGCCAAGCCGCTGTGGCAGCGCGCGGCGATCGTCGCGGCGGGACCGGCGATCAATTTCCTCTTCGCCATCCTGATCCTGGCCACCTTCGCCTTCGTCCATGGCGAAAGCCGCACGCCCGCCGTCGCCGGACAGGTGCAGCCGGGCAGCGCGGCCGCTGCGGCCGGCATCCTCGCGGGGGACCGCATCGTCTCGCTCAACGGGCGGGAAATGGCGACCTTCGACGACATCCGCCTGTTCGCGCAGATCCGCCCCGGCGAGCCCGTCGCCATCGTGATCGACCGCAAGGGCAAGCTGTTCGAAAAGCAGGGCAAGGTCGGCGCGGTTCAGGAAGATGACGGTTTCGGCAATAAATTCCGCATCGGCCGCTTGGGGCTGGCGCCCGGCGAACCGGTGATCGAGCCGGTCAGCCTGTTCCGCGCGCCGGTCGTCGCGATCGAGCGGACGGGTCAGATCATCCGCACCATGGTCGAGACGCTGGGCCAGATCGTCGGCGGCGGCCGGTCGGTCAAGGAACTGGGCGGCCCGCTCAAGATCGCGGAGGTTTCGGGTCAGGCGGCGACGCTGGGAATTGAGAGCTTCATCTTCTTCATGGCCCTCATCTCGATTAATTTGGGGTTCATCAACCTCTTGCCAATCCCCATGCTGGATGGCGGTCATCTGCTGTTCTACGGGGTGGAGGCGATACAGCGGCGGCCCGTCAGCCCACAGGTGCAGGAATGGGCCTATCGCTCGGGCCTGGCTGTCCTGCTGGCGATGATGGTGCTGGTAACATTCAACGATTTATCCTCTTTCGGTCTCTGGGATCGTCTGTCCGGCTTGATCGGCTGA
- the copC gene encoding copper homeostasis periplasmic binding protein CopC, with protein MRRILFTAAIALAALPSVAMAHPKLLSSTPAAGATVAKPTKLTLIFSEKMLAPLSGVDLTMTGMPGMANHAPMPIKGFKTAVEGDGKTMTVTLPRALPAGHYDLDWHLVGADQHKIAGKVSFSVK; from the coding sequence ATGCGTCGCATCCTCTTCACTGCTGCCATTGCCCTTGCCGCCCTGCCCTCCGTGGCGATGGCGCATCCCAAGCTGCTTTCCTCCACCCCGGCGGCGGGCGCGACGGTCGCCAAGCCGACCAAGCTCACCCTCATCTTCTCCGAAAAGATGCTGGCTCCGCTGAGTGGCGTCGACCTCACCATGACCGGCATGCCGGGCATGGCCAACCACGCGCCGATGCCGATCAAGGGCTTCAAGACCGCGGTCGAGGGCGACGGCAAGACCATGACCGTCACCCTGCCCCGCGCCCTTCCGGCGGGCCATTATGACCTCGACTGGCACCTTGTCGGCGCAGACCAGCACAAGATCGCGGGCAAGGTCAGCTTCTCGGTCAAATAA
- a CDS encoding periplasmic heavy metal sensor: MKGAARYGLVALVAFAAALAAVLVARVWIAPEPRVESEVHALIHQKLKLDAAQEARIHALETNFAKRREAMEAEMRADNARLAQAIAAEHGYGPKVGEAVDRSHHVMGMLQKETLKHIFAMRAVLRPDQAAQFDAAIVKALTQPAR, from the coding sequence ATGAAGGGAGCAGCGCGATATGGGCTGGTCGCGCTGGTCGCTTTTGCGGCGGCGCTGGCCGCGGTGCTGGTGGCGCGGGTGTGGATCGCGCCCGAACCACGGGTCGAGAGCGAGGTTCACGCCCTTATCCACCAGAAACTGAAGCTCGACGCCGCGCAGGAAGCCCGCATCCATGCTTTGGAGACCAATTTTGCCAAGCGGCGGGAGGCGATGGAGGCGGAAATGCGCGCCGACAACGCCCGGTTGGCGCAGGCGATCGCGGCGGAGCATGGCTATGGGCCGAAAGTCGGGGAAGCTGTCGACCGTTCGCATCATGTCATGGGGATGCTGCAAAAGGAGACGCTGAAGCATATCTTCGCGATGCGCGCCGTGTTGCGGCCGGATCAGGCGGCCCAGTTCGACGCCGCCATCGTCAAGGCTCTGACCCAGCCCGCGCGGTGA